Proteins encoded together in one Gemmatimonadota bacterium DH-78 window:
- a CDS encoding amidohydrolase family protein gives MAPENGLGPTGRLRMGALATLAALGLTLGATPERPTPEPAVEGSWAFTNVTVLPMDAERSLTDHTVVVVDGVITAVGPAGSIEVPADATIIDGRGRWLMPGLAEMHAHVPPVPPNGPQRPPREMLDDIFFLYVANGITAIRGMLGAPYQIDLRAEIRDERHLAPDFWAAAPSINGNSAPTPAAAEALIRDAAAAGYDLMKIHPGVSRETWDHMVAVADEVGLTFGGHVPAAVGIEHALATGISTVDHVDGYLEAAAGGTANPIAIVQNLDENRMRELARRTAEAGAYVVPTMYLWENLYSKPDADRVLALPEMRYVSPAQREGWRSQNAGGPDLPPEVVADFLDARKRMLRYLVEAGAPLLMGTDSPQLFNVPGFALHRELAVVADAGISNYAVLESGTRNVARYVSEELGHAGDFGVVAAGMRADLVLLEADPLADLDNLNRRAGVMVRGRWVTADEIDAGLAALAARHGG, from the coding sequence GTGGCGCCTGAGAACGGGCTGGGACCGACGGGGCGGCTGCGGATGGGGGCGCTGGCGACACTCGCGGCCCTCGGGCTGACGCTGGGTGCGACACCGGAGCGCCCGACGCCCGAACCCGCCGTCGAGGGCAGCTGGGCCTTCACGAACGTGACCGTGCTGCCCATGGACGCCGAGCGTAGCCTCACCGACCACACCGTCGTGGTCGTCGACGGCGTGATCACCGCCGTCGGGCCGGCGGGGTCGATCGAGGTCCCCGCCGACGCCACGATCATCGACGGCCGGGGCCGATGGCTGATGCCCGGCCTCGCCGAGATGCACGCTCACGTGCCGCCGGTGCCCCCGAACGGCCCTCAGCGCCCACCCCGGGAGATGCTCGACGACATCTTCTTTCTCTACGTGGCCAACGGCATCACCGCCATTCGCGGCATGCTCGGCGCACCGTACCAGATCGATCTGAGAGCCGAGATCCGCGACGAACGTCACCTGGCCCCCGACTTCTGGGCGGCCGCGCCCTCGATCAACGGCAACAGCGCGCCCACCCCGGCGGCCGCCGAGGCGTTGATCCGCGACGCCGCGGCCGCCGGCTACGATCTGATGAAGATCCACCCGGGGGTGTCGCGCGAGACCTGGGATCACATGGTGGCCGTGGCCGACGAGGTCGGGCTCACCTTCGGGGGTCACGTGCCCGCGGCCGTCGGCATCGAGCACGCGCTGGCGACCGGGATCAGCACCGTGGACCATGTGGACGGCTACCTCGAGGCGGCCGCGGGGGGCACCGCGAACCCGATCGCGATCGTCCAGAACCTCGACGAGAACCGCATGCGCGAGCTCGCGCGCCGAACGGCCGAAGCGGGCGCGTACGTGGTCCCGACGATGTACCTGTGGGAGAATCTGTACTCCAAGCCCGACGCCGACCGGGTGCTCGCCCTGCCGGAGATGCGGTACGTGTCGCCGGCCCAGCGCGAGGGATGGCGGAGTCAGAACGCGGGCGGGCCGGACCTTCCGCCCGAGGTGGTGGCCGACTTCCTCGACGCGCGCAAACGCATGCTCCGCTACCTCGTGGAAGCCGGGGCCCCCCTGCTCATGGGCACCGACTCCCCGCAGCTCTTCAACGTGCCCGGCTTCGCCCTGCACCGGGAGCTGGCCGTGGTGGCCGACGCGGGCATCTCCAACTACGCCGTGCTCGAGAGCGGCACCCGCAACGTGGCTCGCTACGTGTCGGAAGAGCTGGGGCACGCGGGCGATTTCGGGGTCGTGGCCGCGGGGATGCGAGCCGACCTGGTGCTGCTGGAGGCGGACCCGCTGGCCGATCTCGACAACCTGAACCGGCGCGCGGGAGTGATGGTGCGCGGACGGTGGGTGACCGCCGACGAAATCGACGCCGGATTGGCCGCGCTGGCCGCCAGGCACGGCGGCTGA
- a CDS encoding DUF4126 domain-containing protein translates to MSDLAGFELIVGLAAGIGLAAASGFRVFVPLFGASVAARLGYFEPDPSFAWVTSPVATVVLGAAVVAELGAYLVPWLDNALDTVATPAAVVAGTVLAAFALGDAPEVLQWVLAVVAGGGTAGVVQAGTVAVRAGSLVSTGGLGNPLVALAEALLSVVVTVLAVVVPLLALVAVPVVVVVLLRRRKARTA, encoded by the coding sequence GTGAGCGACCTCGCCGGATTCGAACTGATCGTGGGGCTGGCCGCGGGGATCGGTCTGGCGGCGGCGAGCGGCTTTCGGGTCTTCGTGCCGCTGTTCGGCGCCAGTGTGGCCGCGCGACTCGGCTATTTCGAACCCGACCCGTCGTTCGCCTGGGTCACGAGCCCTGTGGCCACCGTCGTGCTCGGCGCGGCGGTGGTGGCCGAACTCGGGGCCTACCTGGTGCCCTGGCTGGACAACGCGCTCGACACGGTAGCCACGCCCGCCGCGGTCGTGGCCGGAACGGTGCTGGCGGCCTTCGCACTCGGCGATGCGCCGGAGGTGCTGCAATGGGTGCTCGCGGTGGTGGCCGGCGGGGGCACCGCCGGGGTCGTGCAGGCGGGCACCGTGGCGGTGCGCGCGGGATCGCTGGTGAGCACCGGGGGGCTGGGCAATCCGCTGGTGGCCCTGGCCGAGGCGCTGCTGTCGGTCGTCGTGACGGTGCTGGCCGTGGTCGTCCCGCTGCTTGCGCTCGTGGCGGTGCCGGTCGTGGTGGTCGTGCTGCTCCGACGGAGGAAGGCCCGGACCGCCTGA
- a CDS encoding AraC family transcriptional regulator — MTGGGGGWWGLLEWMPTTTIWCGGAGDPDDPVEAAKRFVEEHLPEPFDVGDLSREAGLSRGHFTRLFREREGRPPWDYVLARRVARARDLLDDGARLSDAALESGFYDQSHLNRVFRRVEGTTPARYRRDRTIVQDEGGAAPED; from the coding sequence ATGACGGGGGGCGGAGGCGGCTGGTGGGGACTGCTCGAATGGATGCCCACCACCACGATCTGGTGCGGCGGCGCGGGCGACCCCGACGACCCGGTCGAGGCGGCCAAGCGCTTCGTGGAGGAGCACCTGCCCGAGCCCTTCGACGTCGGCGACCTCAGTCGCGAGGCCGGGCTGTCGCGCGGCCACTTTACCCGCCTCTTTCGGGAACGGGAGGGGCGACCTCCCTGGGACTACGTGCTCGCGAGGCGGGTCGCGAGGGCCCGCGATCTCCTCGACGACGGGGCGCGATTGTCCGACGCGGCGCTGGAGTCGGGCTTCTACGATCAGAGCCACCTCAACCGGGTCTTTCGGCGCGTGGAAGGCACGACGCCGGCCCGGTACCGCCGCGACCGCACGATCGTCCAAGACGAGGGCGGCGCGGCACCCGAAGATTAG
- a CDS encoding DinB family protein yields MRSARPRAGDFNDYYVRYTSLVPDGDVVQTLAVQWLVTRDLLVHAVGDLETFRYEPGKWSLVESVAHVVDTERVFTQRILWIARRADVELPSMEQDDWARLANAEARPLAKHLAEWQAVRGGLVALLDGLAPDGWSRAGLAAGSRVTVRALAWIIAGHELHHRRLWADSYGLGPSRPVPPRE; encoded by the coding sequence ATGAGGTCGGCGCGGCCCCGGGCGGGCGACTTCAACGACTACTACGTGCGCTACACGAGCCTCGTGCCGGACGGCGACGTCGTGCAGACGCTCGCGGTGCAATGGCTGGTGACCCGCGACCTGCTCGTGCACGCGGTCGGCGATCTCGAGACGTTCCGCTACGAACCCGGCAAGTGGTCGCTCGTGGAGTCGGTGGCGCACGTGGTCGATACCGAGCGGGTGTTCACCCAGCGGATTCTCTGGATCGCCCGCCGTGCCGACGTCGAGCTGCCCTCGATGGAGCAGGACGACTGGGCGCGACTCGCCAACGCCGAGGCCCGCCCCCTCGCCAAGCACCTGGCCGAGTGGCAGGCGGTGCGCGGCGGGCTGGTGGCCCTGCTCGACGGCCTCGCCCCCGACGGGTGGTCACGCGCCGGGCTCGCCGCCGGCTCGCGAGTGACGGTGCGCGCCCTCGCCTGGATCATCGCCGGCCACGAGCTGCATCACCGGCGTCTGTGGGCGGACTCGTACGGGCTGGGGCCGTCGCGGCCGGTGCCACCGCGGGAGTGA
- a CDS encoding sigma-70 family RNA polymerase sigma factor, translating into MTERSEVTRLLSAINDGESGAREALVPVVYAELRVLAESYMRKERPGHTLQPTALVNEAWMKLADQTRVEWKGRAHFFGIAAQAMRRILVDHHRRRTAARRGRDKAVTLIDDAAATFADPLDFIALDEALDELAAMDPRAARIVELRFFGGLSVEETAEVLDISAPTVKRDWRTAKAWLYQRLDAAPGTGDDPPG; encoded by the coding sequence ATGACGGAGCGCTCCGAGGTAACCCGCCTGCTGTCGGCCATCAACGACGGCGAGTCGGGGGCGAGGGAAGCGCTGGTGCCCGTGGTCTACGCCGAACTTCGCGTGCTCGCGGAGAGCTACATGCGCAAGGAGCGGCCCGGACACACCCTCCAGCCCACCGCGCTGGTCAACGAGGCCTGGATGAAGCTGGCCGACCAGACCCGGGTGGAGTGGAAGGGCCGAGCCCATTTCTTCGGCATCGCCGCCCAGGCGATGCGGCGGATCCTGGTCGATCACCACCGCCGGCGCACCGCAGCCCGACGGGGCCGCGACAAGGCGGTCACCCTGATCGACGACGCGGCCGCGACCTTCGCCGACCCCCTCGACTTCATCGCCCTCGACGAGGCCCTCGACGAACTGGCGGCGATGGATCCCCGAGCCGCGCGCATCGTCGAGCTCCGCTTCTTCGGCGGCCTCAGCGTGGAGGAGACCGCCGAGGTGCTCGACATCTCCGCTCCCACCGTCAAACGCGACTGGCGGACGGCCAAGGCCTGGCTGTATCAGCGCCTGGACGCCGCGCCGGGCACGGGCGACGACCCGCCCGGGTGA
- a CDS encoding ATP-dependent Clp protease proteolytic subunit — translation MIELSTPPLATAADRVDERLLRARTVLLTGAIDHDLAAAVVGRLLALAAEGDEPIDLIVSSPGGHVESGDSIHDTIRFIRPRVRVIGTGWVASAAAFVYIAAPREDRFCLPNTRFLLHQPSGGVQGPASDMEIGAREILRMRDRVNRAFARATGQTLEVIERDTRRDFWMTADQAVEYGLVGRIVEAADQLDAAGT, via the coding sequence ATGATCGAGCTCTCCACCCCTCCCCTCGCCACCGCCGCGGATCGCGTGGACGAGCGGCTCCTGCGCGCCCGCACGGTGCTGCTGACCGGCGCCATCGACCACGACCTGGCCGCCGCCGTGGTCGGTCGACTGCTCGCGCTGGCGGCCGAGGGCGACGAACCCATCGACCTGATCGTCAGTTCGCCCGGAGGGCATGTGGAATCGGGCGACAGCATCCACGATACCATCCGCTTCATCCGCCCTCGGGTGCGGGTGATCGGCACCGGCTGGGTGGCGAGTGCGGCGGCCTTCGTGTACATCGCCGCCCCGCGCGAAGATCGGTTCTGCCTGCCGAACACCCGGTTCCTGCTGCACCAGCCGTCGGGTGGCGTCCAGGGGCCGGCCAGCGACATGGAGATCGGCGCCCGCGAGATCCTCCGCATGCGCGATCGGGTCAACCGGGCCTTCGCCCGCGCGACCGGCCAGACCCTCGAGGTGATCGAGCGCGATACCCGCCGCGACTTCTGGATGACGGCCGACCAAGCGGTGGAGTACGGGCTGGTAGGCCGCATCGTGGAGGCCGCCGACCAATTGGACGCCGCCGGCACCTAG
- a CDS encoding glycosyl hydrolase → MTRRPLPLLLLGALATVPVAAYPTAGQAGDPLVDPAHYATLDWRLVGPFRGGRSVAVAGVPGHDRHYYQGTVGGGVWKTTNAGMSWENVSDGQLRTASVGAITVAPSDPNVVYVGMGEHAPRGVTTSHGDGVYRSTDAGRSWVHLGLDGTRAISRIVVHPTDPDVVYVAAQGAPYGASEERGVYRSHDGGATWERIHYVSETAGASELSMDPTNPRILYAAFWDHVREPWEVRSGGPGSGIWKSTDAGDSWTRLENGLPDLMGKIGVSVSGANPDVVYAIVEAEPDGGVFRSDDAGASWRRVNDVRGLRSRPWYYMEIFADPSDENTVYALNAPFWKSIDGGRTFQSISVGHGDTHDLWINPNDRDNLILADDGGAEVTFDGGDSWSTLYNQPTAQFYRVNADNRVPYWIYGGQQDNSSVAIKSRDFDGTIGPEDYRSSAGCESAWVAFDPDDPRLQYGGCYLGQINEVDDLLQTNRNIQVRPGLPASVQPRDMMYRFNWNAPIVVSPFDGTELYHAGNHLLRSRDRGNSWEEISPDLTRDDDARQGPGGTPITNEGAGGEVYGTIYSVALSAVERPVIWTGSDDGLVFVTRDDGATWTDVTPDIPEAMINAVEASPHDPATAYIAVTRYKFDDFTPMAYRTDDYGASWTPIVNGVPEDEWVRVIREDTEQPGLLYMGTELGMYVSFDRGDHWQSLQLDLPVTPITDLKVHQGDLVASTQGRAFWVLDDLGPLRQLHAAREEVPEAPVWLYTPSDVWRQFAGGGGGGDVGRNPPGGAQVHFRLADDVLESNDEGAVEVTLEFLDAAGSVVRTFTTAPGEGPGAPDRLSVSAGMNRVGWNLRHERVPNVDGLYTFGSLAGRMVPPGEYRARLSVEGAPAIERRFTVRDVPQVAAEVTAAQHAERDALVAAIRAELTALHGGVGDMQSAGAQIEAAVDRSREHARHDTIQAAANALADSIAAVDSMLVNRNWTSGQDPTVFPTRLNQFLIYLRSAVDGMPGAPTRGMRDQYEELTEEWRSYESRIDWILGPGIGAFNQLLESLGVQAVEVGGRRLIS, encoded by the coding sequence ATGACCCGACGCCCCCTGCCTCTGCTGCTGCTCGGCGCCCTCGCCACCGTTCCGGTCGCGGCGTACCCGACCGCCGGTCAGGCCGGCGATCCCCTCGTCGACCCCGCCCACTACGCCACCCTCGACTGGCGCCTCGTGGGGCCCTTCCGCGGCGGACGCTCGGTGGCGGTGGCCGGCGTGCCCGGTCACGACCGGCACTACTACCAGGGCACCGTGGGCGGCGGCGTGTGGAAGACCACCAATGCCGGCATGTCGTGGGAGAACGTGAGCGACGGCCAGCTGCGCACCGCCAGCGTCGGCGCGATCACCGTGGCGCCCTCCGACCCCAACGTCGTCTACGTGGGCATGGGCGAGCACGCCCCGCGGGGCGTCACCACGAGTCACGGCGACGGCGTGTATCGCTCCACCGACGCCGGCCGCAGCTGGGTGCATCTCGGCCTCGACGGCACCCGGGCGATCAGCCGCATCGTCGTGCACCCCACCGACCCGGACGTGGTGTACGTGGCCGCGCAGGGGGCGCCCTACGGGGCCTCCGAGGAGCGGGGCGTCTACCGCTCGCACGACGGTGGTGCGACCTGGGAGCGGATTCACTACGTGAGCGAGACGGCGGGGGCCTCCGAGCTCAGCATGGACCCCACCAATCCCCGCATTCTCTACGCGGCCTTCTGGGACCACGTGCGCGAACCGTGGGAGGTGCGCTCGGGCGGCCCCGGCAGCGGCATCTGGAAGAGCACCGATGCCGGCGACAGCTGGACCCGGCTCGAAAACGGCCTGCCCGACCTGATGGGCAAGATCGGGGTGAGCGTGTCGGGTGCGAATCCCGACGTGGTGTACGCGATCGTCGAGGCCGAGCCCGACGGCGGAGTGTTTCGGTCCGACGACGCGGGCGCGAGCTGGCGCCGTGTGAACGATGTTCGGGGACTCCGCTCCCGGCCCTGGTACTACATGGAGATCTTCGCCGATCCGAGCGACGAGAACACCGTGTATGCGCTCAACGCGCCCTTCTGGAAGTCGATCGACGGGGGCCGCACCTTCCAGTCGATCTCCGTGGGCCACGGCGACACGCACGACCTGTGGATCAACCCGAACGACCGCGACAACCTGATCCTGGCCGACGACGGCGGTGCCGAGGTCACCTTCGACGGCGGCGACAGCTGGTCGACCCTCTACAACCAGCCGACCGCCCAGTTCTACCGGGTGAACGCCGACAACCGCGTGCCCTACTGGATCTACGGCGGGCAGCAGGACAACTCGAGCGTGGCGATCAAGAGCCGCGACTTCGACGGCACGATCGGCCCCGAGGACTACCGGTCGTCGGCCGGGTGCGAGAGCGCCTGGGTGGCCTTCGATCCCGACGATCCGCGACTCCAGTACGGCGGCTGCTACCTCGGGCAGATCAACGAGGTGGACGACCTGCTCCAGACCAACCGCAACATCCAGGTTCGCCCCGGGCTGCCGGCCTCGGTGCAGCCCCGCGACATGATGTACCGGTTCAACTGGAACGCCCCGATCGTGGTGAGCCCCTTCGACGGCACCGAGCTGTACCACGCGGGCAACCACCTGCTCCGCTCGCGGGACCGCGGCAACTCGTGGGAAGAGATCAGCCCCGACCTCACCCGCGACGACGATGCCCGGCAGGGACCGGGAGGCACCCCCATCACCAACGAGGGCGCCGGCGGCGAGGTGTACGGTACCATCTACTCGGTCGCCCTCTCCGCGGTCGAGCGCCCGGTGATCTGGACCGGCAGCGACGACGGCCTCGTGTTCGTCACCCGCGACGACGGCGCCACCTGGACCGACGTCACCCCCGACATTCCCGAGGCCATGATCAACGCGGTCGAGGCCAGTCCGCACGACCCGGCCACGGCCTACATCGCCGTGACCCGCTACAAGTTCGACGACTTCACCCCGATGGCGTACCGCACCGACGACTACGGGGCGAGCTGGACTCCGATCGTGAACGGAGTCCCCGAAGACGAGTGGGTGCGTGTGATTCGCGAAGACACCGAGCAGCCCGGCCTGCTCTACATGGGCACCGAGCTCGGCATGTACGTGTCGTTCGATCGCGGCGATCACTGGCAGTCGCTGCAGCTCGACCTGCCCGTCACCCCGATCACCGATCTCAAGGTGCACCAGGGCGACCTGGTCGCCTCCACGCAGGGCCGCGCCTTCTGGGTGCTCGACGACCTCGGGCCTCTCCGGCAGCTGCACGCCGCGCGCGAGGAGGTGCCCGAGGCACCCGTCTGGCTGTACACGCCCAGCGACGTGTGGCGTCAGTTCGCGGGCGGGGGCGGCGGGGGAGATGTCGGCCGCAACCCGCCAGGCGGGGCGCAGGTGCACTTCCGCCTCGCCGACGACGTGCTGGAGTCGAACGACGAGGGTGCGGTCGAGGTCACCCTGGAGTTTCTCGACGCTGCGGGATCGGTGGTTCGCACCTTCACCACGGCGCCCGGTGAGGGCCCCGGCGCGCCCGACCGCCTGTCGGTGTCGGCCGGGATGAACCGCGTCGGCTGGAACCTGCGCCACGAGCGGGTGCCCAATGTGGACGGCCTCTACACCTTCGGCTCGCTCGCGGGACGGATGGTGCCGCCCGGCGAGTACCGGGCACGCCTGAGCGTGGAGGGAGCCCCCGCCATCGAGCGGCGCTTCACCGTGCGCGACGTGCCGCAGGTGGCCGCCGAGGTGACCGCCGCCCAGCATGCGGAGCGCGACGCCCTGGTGGCCGCGATCCGCGCCGAGTTGACCGCCCTCCACGGGGGTGTGGGCGACATGCAGTCGGCGGGCGCGCAGATCGAGGCCGCGGTGGACCGCAGCCGCGAGCACGCGCGCCACGACACGATCCAGGCCGCTGCCAACGCCCTCGCCGACAGCATCGCCGCCGTCGACTCGATGCTGGTGAACCGCAACTGGACGTCGGGTCAGGACCCGACCGTCTTCCCGACGCGTCTGAACCAGTTCCTGATCTACCTGCGCAGCGCGGTCGACGGCATGCCGGGCGCGCCCACCCGGGGCATGCGCGATCAGTACGAGGAGCTGACCGAGGAGTGGCGCAGCTACGAATCGCGCATCGACTGGATCCTCGGGCCCGGAATCGGCGCCTTCAACCAACTGCTCGAGAGCCTGGGAGTGCAGGCGGTCGAGGTTGGCGGGCGACGTCTGATCAGCTGA
- a CDS encoding inorganic diphosphatase — MSHLLHDLPPGPHPPHEIDTVVEIPRGSRNKYELDKASGLLRFDRILYSAVHYPGDYGFIPRTLAGDGDPLDVLVLVTEPTFPGCLVTVRPVGVFLMDDDKGRDEKILAVPLSDPRFDEHRDLGDVAAHLLREIEHFFRVYKDLEGKRISVQGWEGRDRAHAIIEAAIARYEPL; from the coding sequence GTGTCGCATCTGCTGCACGACCTGCCCCCGGGTCCCCACCCCCCGCACGAGATCGACACCGTGGTGGAGATCCCCCGCGGATCGCGCAACAAGTACGAACTCGACAAGGCCTCGGGGCTGCTGCGCTTCGACCGGATTCTCTACTCCGCCGTGCACTACCCGGGCGACTACGGGTTCATTCCCCGCACCCTCGCGGGAGACGGGGATCCGCTCGACGTGCTCGTGCTCGTGACGGAACCGACCTTTCCGGGATGCCTGGTCACCGTGCGCCCGGTGGGCGTGTTTCTCATGGACGACGACAAGGGTCGCGACGAGAAGATTCTCGCGGTGCCGCTCAGCGATCCCCGGTTCGACGAGCACCGCGATCTCGGCGACGTCGCCGCGCACCTGCTGCGCGAGATCGAGCACTTCTTCCGCGTCTACAAGGATCTCGAGGGCAAGCGGATCTCCGTGCAGGGGTGGGAGGGCCGCGACCGGGCGCACGCGATCATCGAGGCCGCCATCGCGCGGTACGAGCCACTCTGA
- a CDS encoding DinB family protein, producing MDKNALNGMWDFMRQKYGMYLRVLDAIPADRFHDQPIADMRTPAQLVVHTSGNIVRAIAEGVASGTIEAPEASEDDAAAALASKDDVIAYARDAWARADAAIAGVGNKQLSGPVENQWGIPLNGTFAMAVLGDEFLHHRGQLYAYARACGAEPPFMWSFEDNPEGFEPGAH from the coding sequence ATGGACAAGAACGCCCTGAACGGCATGTGGGACTTCATGCGCCAGAAGTACGGCATGTACCTGCGTGTGCTCGACGCCATTCCCGCGGATCGTTTCCACGATCAGCCCATCGCCGACATGCGCACTCCGGCCCAGCTCGTGGTGCACACCTCCGGCAACATCGTCCGCGCCATCGCCGAGGGCGTGGCCTCGGGCACGATCGAGGCGCCCGAGGCGAGTGAAGACGACGCCGCTGCGGCTCTCGCTTCGAAAGACGACGTGATCGCGTATGCGCGCGACGCCTGGGCCAGGGCCGATGCCGCGATCGCCGGGGTCGGTAACAAGCAGCTGTCGGGCCCCGTAGAGAATCAGTGGGGAATCCCGTTGAACGGCACCTTCGCGATGGCGGTGCTGGGCGACGAGTTCCTCCATCATCGAGGCCAGCTCTACGCCTACGCTCGCGCCTGCGGAGCCGAGCCCCCGTTCATGTGGAGCTTCGAAGACAACCCGGAGGGATTCGAACCCGGTGCCCACTGA
- a CDS encoding HEAT repeat domain-containing protein, with protein sequence MSPDSDSEETIPAPGLAAGVDDLFRRTESPPEGVERGDTTGLEAAPRSEEAKGETVGAAPAVDPLAALGYDLGFEAGAGEGGGGARRSEVEVGGPPPVRGAEGTSEGVEAESTGPGGPEFAEAVEADYEIAPADPGGAVASADFGAILSGVVRERVDLPASVDSAPPMGVSDDDLRRALAAFMASEAADRPASAMRVRFQAEKLGGAGEHEGVALAVERMLVSRPDDEGVRELACQLVTDEVARVLTFRLVDRARDEDEGRALARAFGRLNMEMADAVSHTLARTEDRIARRVLTEVLVRLAPEAQEIMADFIQDARWTVVRDAVTVIGRTGIPNAVQFLTTALAHEEPRVRAEALRALGAVGGGEAAVLARSYLDVADAEVRNAAAEAVGALRDPGSVPRLLARLDDESEREGLVALLHALGRIGDVAAYPALEKRAAPGRLGRGPTEVRVAAVRALAALDTADGWAAVEALVDDRDDEVRGLVRFLLRSR encoded by the coding sequence ATGTCTCCAGATTCCGACTCCGAAGAGACGATCCCGGCTCCGGGACTGGCCGCGGGCGTCGACGATCTCTTCCGCCGGACCGAGTCGCCACCGGAGGGAGTGGAACGAGGAGACACGACCGGCTTGGAGGCCGCGCCCCGGAGCGAGGAGGCGAAAGGCGAGACCGTGGGCGCCGCCCCGGCCGTCGACCCGCTCGCGGCGCTGGGTTACGACCTGGGGTTCGAGGCGGGTGCGGGCGAAGGCGGCGGGGGTGCCCGGCGGAGCGAGGTCGAGGTCGGCGGGCCCCCTCCGGTGCGGGGTGCGGAGGGCACGAGCGAGGGCGTCGAGGCCGAGTCGACGGGACCGGGAGGACCGGAGTTCGCGGAAGCCGTCGAGGCCGACTACGAGATCGCGCCGGCCGACCCGGGGGGCGCGGTGGCCTCGGCCGACTTCGGCGCGATCCTGAGCGGAGTGGTGCGGGAGCGGGTGGATCTTCCGGCGTCCGTGGACTCCGCACCGCCGATGGGGGTGTCCGACGACGACCTCCGACGGGCCCTCGCCGCCTTCATGGCCTCCGAGGCCGCCGACCGTCCCGCCTCGGCCATGCGGGTGCGGTTCCAGGCCGAGAAGCTCGGTGGTGCGGGGGAGCATGAAGGCGTCGCACTCGCCGTCGAGCGCATGCTCGTCTCGCGCCCCGATGACGAGGGGGTGCGCGAGCTGGCCTGTCAGCTCGTGACCGACGAGGTGGCGCGCGTGCTCACGTTCCGGTTGGTCGACCGGGCGCGCGACGAGGACGAGGGGCGGGCACTGGCTCGCGCGTTCGGCCGTCTGAACATGGAGATGGCCGATGCGGTCTCGCACACGCTGGCGCGCACCGAGGACCGGATCGCGCGCCGGGTGCTGACGGAGGTGTTGGTCCGCCTCGCCCCCGAGGCGCAGGAGATCATGGCCGACTTCATCCAGGACGCCCGGTGGACGGTGGTGCGCGACGCGGTCACGGTGATCGGTCGGACCGGCATTCCCAACGCCGTGCAGTTCCTCACCACCGCCCTCGCACACGAAGAGCCGCGGGTGCGGGCGGAAGCGCTCCGCGCCCTCGGTGCGGTGGGTGGGGGCGAGGCGGCGGTGCTCGCCCGCAGCTATCTCGATGTGGCCGATGCCGAAGTGCGGAACGCAGCGGCGGAAGCGGTCGGGGCGCTGCGCGACCCGGGCTCCGTGCCGCGGCTGCTGGCGCGCCTCGACGACGAGTCGGAGCGCGAGGGGCTGGTGGCGCTGCTGCACGCCCTCGGGCGGATCGGCGACGTCGCGGCCTATCCGGCGCTCGAGAAGCGGGCGGCGCCGGGGCGGCTCGGGCGAGGGCCGACCGAGGTACGGGTGGCCGCGGTGCGCGCCCTGGCGGCGCTCGATACCGCCGACGGGTGGGCGGCGGTGGAGGCGCTCGTGGACGACCGCGACGACGAGGTGCGCGGGCTCGTGCGGTTTCTGCTGCGGAGTCGGTGA